Proteins encoded by one window of Venturia canescens isolate UGA chromosome 2, ASM1945775v1, whole genome shotgun sequence:
- the LOC122406931 gene encoding splicing factor YJU2, with protein MSERKVLNKYYPPDFDPSKIPRMKLARNRQYTVRLMAPFNMRCKTCGEYIYKGKKFNARKEDVEGDDYLGIRIYRFYIKCTRCLQEISFKTDPKNTDYEIEAGATRNFMALKLAEEQAQREEDEEKEEEATNPMKLLEKRTQQSKQELELLESLEELKDLNRRQQTIDYEQMLAQYDNEAERQRAIDQQEKLDEAYVESVFRAKRATGTIVEEEIVPLPNDEWSQPPSKLIKISDGNNSSKSIGSCEAKTSTSISKEHEKAVTKKTSSTPSLRSSFSSLVKPKNPVSKSESMVNTVHTKVSNESSSSTLTVDDAASNNKPKDTATTKIMGDVEEEKKVNGLSLLCSYSNSSDNDSD; from the exons ATGTCTGAGCGTAAAGTATTAAAT AAATATTATCCTCCGGATTTTGATCCGTCGAAAATCCCTCGTATGAAACTAGCCCGCAACCGTCAGTACACGGTACGGTTGATGGCACCTTTCAATATGCGTTGCAAAACCTGTGGAGAATACATCTACAAAGGGAAGAAATTCAATGCCCGAAAAGAAGATGTAGAAGGAGACGATTATCTCGGTATACGAATATACCGATTCTACATAAAGTGCACAAGATGTCTACAAGAAATATCTTTCAAAACTGATCCAAAAAACACAGATTATGAAATAGAAGCTGGAGCAACACGTAATTTTATGGCATTAAAACTGGCAGAGGAACAAGCCCAGAGGGAAgaggatgaagaaaaagaagaagaagcaacAAATCCAATGAAGCTGTTGGAAAAAAGGACACAGCAGTCGAAACAAGAGTTGGAACTGCTAGAATCTTTGGAGGAGCTGAAAGATCTCAACAGACGTCAACAAACTATTGACTATGAGCAGATGTTAGCCCAATATGACAACGAAGCGGAACGACAACGAGCCATCGATCAACAAGAAAAACTTGACGAAGCTTATGTCGAATCCGTATTTCGTGCCAAACGAGCAACCGGAACCATCGTTGAGGAAGAAATTGTTCCATTACCCAACGATGAATGGTCTCAACCACCCTCtaagttaattaaaattagtGACGGAAATAACAGCTCTAAATCTATTGGATCCTGTGAAGCGAAAACTTCTACCTCAATTTCT AAAGAACATGAGAAGGCGGTgacgaaaaaaacttcaagCACTCCTTCTTTGCGCTCGAGTTTTAGTAGCTTAGTCAAACCAAAAAACCCGGTTTCCAAAAGCGAATCAATGGTCAATACTGTTCATACCAAAGTCAGTAACGAATCAAGTTCTTCCACACTGACGGTTGATGATGCTGCAAGCAATAATAAGCCCAAGGACACAGCGACAACGAAAATTATGGGCGAtgtcgaggaagaaaaaaaagttaacgGTTTGTCGTTACTCTGTTCGTATTCGAATAGCAGTGATAATGACAGTGATTGA
- the LOC122406927 gene encoding putative leucine-rich repeat-containing protein DDB_G0290503 has product MSSLESKDQTTEENETKSEKVTDQCGLARASKLSTHVRSHSISVLKSKIPTNISHAMRSGQTVQSPHPQPVSSDDGAIGKTSSANSGGLPASKSLTVASTPSVVTKTNKSSSNSTGNSTMQSRLLESQFSTKKKRYVSLRKELTEKQKNATELYSEISQIREKLLAKGCRDPGKVETLNFPSAAMENNLASVGNEGGRHLDGSGEHASGPAVSLTNEFLAAAVSKIRELPKRFSDLCNEMLLQRSEIIKSLEKIERAKEKGELEVLIAKEMENLKNHSVSLESRFEEAQKLNDALITETIEKLSTLWNELESSNEKILQLQNNDYEIDKEIHVKLDNAMREKKLAEAESARLREREISSEAEVLKLRTKLREMETKISEGDQKIARLQNHAKHLEMQLKQKDSNADKLKDMEKSLKNSQSLLTKTEKQRDCLETKLAEMKKHLGSKEKESENKIKQISSKLAEANLELAKQRGERGDAATDKNDSLHTSDRRLAERDEKIKTLQLQKQEIIRAVDPGLLGDDCDLASNDADEAHTKIVYLLKKSFEVLRLESDSQKEKAEKLQQQLRALNSGGHYMDKPFTAQHVKDLEKQLNELRASLKEYSRRNKQLELALGQKELECEKQTRILKERNNIMKVRDEVIDLVTGSTKLRDKSLDSHRSSMNKGCHFRERDQVDRQIAEKTENLQELYSTLESKQMQITRLEQLVEQMEIQQERAQEQRTRLEKKIAQLQLAMHCRKGHRSRGWLSIL; this is encoded by the exons ATGTCGTCATTGGAATCGAAGGATCAAACGACTGAAGAAAACGAGA CAAAATCCGAAAAAGTTACGGACCAATGTGGACTCGCCAGGGCTTCGAAATTGTCGACTCACGTACGCTCGCACTCGATTTCCGTTCTGAAGAGCAAAATTCCAACGAACATCAGCCATGCTATGCGCTCAGGACAAACGGTCCAATCGCCGCACCCACAGCCCGTGTCGTCCGACGACGGGGCAATCGGTAAAACATCGTCAGCTAATTCGGGAGGACTCCCCGCTTCGAAAAGCCTCACGGTCGCCTCAACGCCTTCAGTCGTCACTAAAACGAATAAATCGTCGAGCAACTCCACCGGGAACTCGACGATGCAAAGTAGGCTTTTGGAAAGCCAATTTTCAACCAAGAAAAAACGCTACGTCAGCCTTAGGAAGGAATTGACAGAGAAACAG AAAAATGCCACGGAGCTCTACAGCGAAATATcgcaaattcgtgaaaaattgttaGCCAAAGGTTGCAGAGATCCTGGGAAAGTGGAGACATTAAACTTCCCATCTGCTGCAATGGAGAATAATCTGGCGAGTGTGGGCAACGAGGGGGGGCGTCATCTTGACGGAAGTGGCGAGCATGCTTCCGGTCCAGCTGTATCGTTGACGAACGAGTTCTTAGCAGCGGCTGTTTCGAAAATCCGAGAATTgccgaaacgtttttccgaCTTGTGTAACGAGATGTTGCTTCAGCGTTCGGAAATAATAAAGtcgctcgaaaaaatcgaaagagccAAAGAAAAGGGGGaacttgaagttttaatagccaaagaaatggaaaatttgaagaacCATTCCGTCTCTTTGGAATCCCGATTCGAAGAAGCGCAAAAACTAAACGACGCTCTCATCACGGAGACGATAGAAAAACTTTCGACTCTTTGGAACGAACTGGAGTCGTCGAACGAGAAAATTCTCCAACTACAGAATAACGATTATGAAATCGATAAGGAAATACATGTCAAACTGGACAACgcgatgagagaaaaaaaattggccgaGGCAGAGTCTGCACGATTGCGGGAACGCGAAATTTCTTCGGAGGCTGAGGTACTAAAATTGCGAACAAAACTACGAGAAATGGAGACGAAAATCAGCGAAGGGGATCAGAAAATTGCAAGATTGCAGAACCATGCTAAGCATTTGGAAATGcaattaaaacaaaaagatTCAAATGCTGATAAACTAAAAGAtatggaaaaaagtttgaaaaattctcaaagcCTCCTAacgaaaacagaaaaacaaCGAGATTGCTTGGAAACCAA ATTAGCCGAGATGAAGAAACATTTGGGTTccaaggagaaagagagtgagaataaaattaaacaaatttcCAGTAAACTCGCTGAGGCGAATCTCGAGCTTGCCAAACAACGCGGAGAAAG GGGTGACGCGGCGACGGATAAAAACGATTCTCTGCATACCTCGGATCGGCGATTGGCTGAAcgcgacgaaaaaataaaaacgcttCAACTTCAGAAGCAGGAAATAATAAGGGCTGTTGATCCCGGCTTATTGGGGGACGATTGTGATCTT GCATCCAACGACGCGGATGAAGCGCACACGAAAATAGtttatttgttgaaaaaatctttcgaagtCCTTCGTCTCGAATCTGACAGTCA AAAGGAAAAAGCTGAGAAGCTGCAGCAACAACTGAGAGCATTAAATTCGGGCGGGCACTACATGGACAAACCGTTCACGGCACAGCACGTAAAAGATCTTGAAAAGCAGTTGAACGAATTGCGTGCGAGCCTCAAAGAGTATTCGCGTCGTAATAAGCAGCTGGAACTAGCGCTCGGCCAGAAAGAGCTCGAGTGTGAAAAACAGACTCGAATATTGAAGGAGCGTAACAACATAATGAAGGTTCGAGATGAGGTGATCGATCTTGTAACAGGAAGTACGAAGCTACGTGACAAGAGCTTGGACAGTCATCGATCTTCTATGAACAAGGGTTGTCATTTCCGAGAACGAGATCAG GTGGACAGGCAGATTGccgaaaaaacagaaaatcttCAAGAATTGTATTCCACGCTCGAGTCGAAGCAGATGCAGATAACCCGATTGGAGCAACTGGTTGAGCAAATGGAGATTCAACAAGAACGAGCCCAGGAGCAACGTACTCGTTTGGAGAAGAAAATAGCGCAGCTGCAACTGGCAATGCACTGCAGAAAAGGTCATCG GAGTAGGGGCTGGCTCAGCATCCTGTAA